In the genome of Acetobacter oryzifermentans, one region contains:
- a CDS encoding carbohydrate porin codes for MPSTYIISNSEQKTSRYQQECLSVLRLLYIGTVLFTFDIAFHATSARAQQNETTKSFEKPEFSSKSIVNAEIPKKHKRPIAEERLDALFDTESLSYLLNHNNTALRRQDISAGYFVAEQAFGNLAPGLKPWRDRLSERGFTFELTYKGEGIANLAGGLSKGMDYTHEIRASMLFDLGKLTGWNPLQGWYLHGIVMNREGRQVGWDHVGERNVLLTEVWSIHGPAAARLADLYLEKSFLHNRININVGRISLTHTYSTSILLCTFMTMCSAPMAIREPAGWSVYPKTSWGGTVRFRPTHDLILRTGIYRIGPKARDNTGWAWGDEPYTGIQTPIELTWEPFFGTRKLPGHYKIGFGHDTSPYPDMVGTIPAAFAGSVHPHKLKPRDTFYIEADQMVYRSHGEHQMAGGYVLAGFIHNTPSNSTFSNEFYAGASLLGIIPHRPLDRLGVMYSYYQLSPRLAYGQRMQEAAGVPLGPYINGPQTHSAILEAYYGIPVTPGLVITSEFEYMMRPGETSVIPNAILAGLKVIAAL; via the coding sequence ATGCCCTCAACTTATATCATTTCAAATTCAGAACAAAAAACATCACGCTACCAGCAAGAATGTTTATCCGTTCTTCGCTTGCTTTATATCGGGACAGTTCTTTTCACATTTGATATTGCTTTTCACGCTACCTCCGCGCGCGCTCAACAGAATGAAACCACCAAGTCTTTTGAGAAACCTGAATTTTCTTCAAAATCTATCGTTAACGCCGAGATACCAAAAAAACACAAACGCCCGATAGCTGAAGAACGTCTGGACGCCCTGTTTGATACTGAAAGCCTTTCCTACCTGTTAAACCATAATAATACAGCGTTACGCAGGCAGGATATCAGTGCGGGGTATTTTGTTGCTGAACAGGCCTTTGGCAATCTGGCTCCGGGCCTTAAACCTTGGCGCGACAGACTAAGCGAACGCGGCTTTACCTTTGAGTTAACATATAAAGGTGAAGGTATAGCCAATCTTGCTGGCGGTCTTTCAAAAGGTATGGATTATACGCATGAAATTCGTGCCAGCATGTTGTTTGATCTCGGCAAGCTTACCGGTTGGAATCCGCTACAAGGGTGGTACCTGCATGGTATTGTTATGAACCGTGAAGGCCGACAAGTCGGCTGGGATCATGTTGGGGAAAGAAATGTACTTCTTACAGAAGTATGGAGTATTCACGGCCCCGCAGCGGCCCGCCTTGCCGATCTGTATCTCGAAAAATCTTTTCTTCACAACCGTATCAATATCAATGTCGGACGCATTTCACTTACACATACCTATTCTACTTCTATTTTACTGTGCACATTCATGACCATGTGCTCTGCACCCATGGCTATACGAGAACCGGCAGGTTGGAGCGTTTACCCCAAAACATCATGGGGAGGCACAGTGCGCTTTCGGCCAACGCATGATCTTATCCTGCGCACTGGTATTTATCGCATAGGCCCCAAAGCACGTGACAATACAGGTTGGGCATGGGGCGATGAGCCTTATACAGGTATTCAAACTCCCATTGAGTTAACGTGGGAACCGTTTTTTGGCACGCGCAAGCTTCCGGGCCATTACAAAATCGGTTTTGGGCATGACACGTCTCCTTACCCCGATATGGTTGGCACCATTCCCGCTGCTTTTGCGGGCTCTGTGCATCCGCACAAACTCAAACCGCGTGATACATTTTATATAGAGGCAGACCAGATGGTGTATCGCAGCCATGGCGAACATCAGATGGCTGGCGGATATGTGCTAGCTGGCTTCATTCATAACACGCCAAGTAACTCCACATTCTCAAACGAGTTCTACGCAGGGGCTTCCCTTTTGGGTATTATCCCCCACCGGCCTTTGGATCGTCTGGGCGTCATGTATTCCTATTACCAACTCAGCCCACGCTTGGCCTATGGGCAACGTATGCAGGAAGCTGCGGGCGTTCCCCTTGGCCCCTATATCAATGGGCCACAAACACATTCTGCAATTCTGGAAGCATATTACGGCATTCCTGTCACACCGGGCTTGGTTATTACATCCGAGTTTGAGTACATGATGCGCCCCGGAGAAACCTCGGTTATTCCCAATGCTATTCTGGCAGGGCTTAAGGTTATTGCTGCCCTGTAA
- a CDS encoding DUF2147 domain-containing protein has protein sequence MHKHAFSSFLTALLLAWSNIPSNAHAESASTPAITGQWITEDGKGVFNIHTCGDKMCGNLVGLNLTQDEEASGRRKTECNLQMLKGFHPMEDRHDHWKGHIFDPQSKNTYDAIIWIADDGALKLHGFLGLELFGRTDTWQPFHGRIGNNCHINP, from the coding sequence ATGCATAAACATGCCTTTAGCTCATTTTTAACAGCACTGCTTCTTGCTTGGAGCAATATACCCTCCAACGCTCATGCAGAAAGCGCCTCTACACCAGCCATAACCGGACAATGGATTACGGAAGACGGTAAAGGCGTATTCAATATCCACACCTGTGGCGATAAAATGTGTGGGAACCTTGTAGGGTTAAACCTAACGCAAGATGAAGAAGCTTCTGGCCGTAGAAAAACAGAATGTAACCTTCAGATGCTCAAAGGCTTCCATCCCATGGAAGACCGGCATGACCACTGGAAAGGTCATATCTTTGATCCTCAGAGCAAAAATACTTACGATGCTATTATATGGATAGCGGATGATGGTGCCCTGAAACTGCATGGTTTTTTAGGTTTGGAGCTCTTTGGTAGAACAGATACCTGGCAGCCGTTTCATGGCCGTATAGGCAACAACTGCCACATTAACCCCTAA
- a CDS encoding sorbitol dehydrogenase family protein — MFHSDKAEPGFVGRIRRMRQTHEGQPVAEWCSSPNAMRLNKLLRMSRRDVLLGGIGLSVAGTTGAALANTAPTTPNTEDLSRFMQISQRLTDRDTLNPQIGAALYANIVHANADRQDKLNTLHTLLEREKFTTASAFAHAAEKSDPKLKDVIHEILTGWYRGIADGKVVIYRSALMFDITKDAVYPKTYATGGPFYWTSKPPEVARPKGHPALSASALVIEPT; from the coding sequence ATGTTTCATTCTGACAAGGCGGAGCCCGGTTTTGTAGGGAGAATCCGAAGAATGAGACAAACGCACGAGGGGCAGCCTGTGGCGGAGTGGTGTTCATCTCCTAACGCCATGCGCCTGAATAAACTGTTGCGCATGTCCCGTCGGGATGTGCTTTTAGGTGGTATTGGTCTTTCTGTTGCAGGCACAACAGGTGCGGCGCTTGCTAATACCGCGCCTACTACACCAAACACTGAAGACCTCTCTCGCTTTATGCAGATATCCCAGCGACTGACAGATAGAGATACGCTAAACCCCCAGATTGGTGCGGCCCTATATGCCAATATCGTGCATGCCAATGCCGATCGACAGGATAAACTTAACACCCTGCATACTCTACTAGAGCGAGAAAAATTTACGACGGCATCTGCCTTTGCTCATGCAGCAGAAAAATCTGATCCCAAACTTAAAGATGTTATCCACGAAATTCTGACCGGCTGGTACCGAGGTATTGCGGATGGCAAAGTGGTGATTTACCGCTCCGCCCTGATGTTCGACATCACCAAGGATGCCGTTTACCCCAAAACCTATGCAACAGGCGGCCCATTCTACTGGACAAGCAAGCCACCAGAAGTTGCACGCCCAAAAGGGCACCCTGCACTTTCTGCTTCCGCCCTTGTTATCGAACCGACCTGA
- a CDS encoding GMC family oxidoreductase, whose protein sequence is MPSEENLSADVVIVGSGVAGSSIANELARAGISVIVLEAGPRVDRQHFVENFRNLENKPSYQGPFPAVPWARHPPDQQTPNEYLHTSGPNAEAYQQVYLRMMGGTTWHWAGCAWRYLPSDFELKTRYGQGRDWALTYDDLEPFYYQAEVMMGVCGPDPAVEDLGSPRRQPYPMDALPISYAAQQFRKLIQEKTPWRVVHEPQARNTRPYDSRPTCEGHNNCMPICPIGAMYNGSYSVYHAEAAGAKFIPNAVVYKIERDSANKRVTAVHYFDPDKGSHRVTGKYFVIAAHCIETAKLLLLSADEQSPDGVANSSGHVGRNMMDHTGVQVTFISGDQALWPGRGPLETNVIDNFRDGNWRSDRGAYLVHMVDDNQVDLATQLAISKGYVGRELEEQIRYLASHTVRLFSHNEALPDPNNRLTLSKEHKDILGIPHPEVYYKLPEYTVRSCEHTRYVFRDLIKLMHGTDEQWTPGYFPQDHPAGSTIMGADPKDSVVDGHCRTHDHDNLFIASSSVFSTVGTGNITLTVAALALRVADTLKKELAHA, encoded by the coding sequence ATGCCCTCCGAAGAAAATCTTTCAGCCGACGTTGTGATCGTAGGATCAGGCGTTGCAGGTAGTTCTATTGCCAACGAACTGGCGCGCGCCGGTATTTCCGTCATTGTGCTGGAAGCTGGCCCACGTGTTGACCGCCAGCATTTTGTAGAAAACTTCCGCAATCTGGAAAACAAACCCTCTTATCAGGGGCCATTTCCGGCTGTGCCTTGGGCACGGCATCCGCCTGATCAGCAAACCCCTAACGAGTATCTGCATACCTCCGGCCCAAATGCCGAAGCCTATCAGCAGGTTTACTTACGTATGATGGGAGGCACCACATGGCACTGGGCTGGGTGCGCATGGCGTTACCTACCATCAGACTTTGAACTCAAAACACGTTACGGTCAGGGCCGCGATTGGGCTTTAACTTACGATGATCTGGAGCCCTTTTACTATCAGGCAGAAGTCATGATGGGGGTTTGCGGGCCAGATCCTGCGGTGGAAGATCTTGGGTCTCCCCGCAGGCAGCCATATCCTATGGATGCACTGCCCATTTCTTACGCTGCACAACAATTCCGCAAACTGATTCAGGAAAAAACGCCGTGGCGCGTGGTGCACGAACCACAAGCACGTAACACCCGCCCGTATGATAGCCGCCCAACATGTGAAGGGCATAATAACTGCATGCCCATCTGCCCTATTGGGGCCATGTATAACGGTAGCTATTCCGTTTACCATGCAGAAGCTGCCGGGGCTAAGTTTATCCCCAACGCTGTGGTGTATAAGATTGAGCGAGACAGCGCGAACAAGCGCGTAACCGCCGTGCATTACTTTGACCCCGACAAAGGGTCACACCGCGTTACGGGCAAATATTTTGTTATTGCTGCGCACTGCATTGAAACAGCTAAACTGCTGCTGCTTTCTGCTGATGAACAAAGCCCGGATGGTGTTGCCAACAGTTCCGGCCATGTAGGCCGCAACATGATGGATCATACCGGTGTACAGGTTACCTTCATCAGTGGCGATCAAGCCTTGTGGCCGGGCCGTGGGCCGCTGGAAACCAACGTGATCGACAATTTCCGTGATGGAAACTGGCGCTCAGACCGTGGGGCCTACCTTGTGCACATGGTGGATGATAACCAAGTGGATCTGGCTACCCAGTTAGCTATTTCCAAAGGGTACGTTGGCCGGGAACTGGAAGAACAGATCCGTTACCTAGCTTCACACACTGTACGGCTGTTCAGCCATAACGAAGCTCTGCCAGATCCCAACAACCGTCTGACACTCAGCAAAGAGCATAAGGATATTCTGGGGATTCCGCACCCAGAAGTGTACTATAAGCTGCCCGAATACACTGTGCGCAGTTGTGAACACACACGCTATGTTTTCCGCGACCTAATCAAACTGATGCACGGCACGGATGAACAGTGGACTCCGGGCTACTTCCCGCAGGATCATCCCGCAGGCAGCACCATTATGGGCGCAGATCCCAAGGATTCCGTGGTAGATGGCCATTGCCGAACGCATGATCATGACAATCTGTTTATTGCCAGTTCCTCGGTTTTCTCAACCGTTGGCACCGGCAACATCACCCTGACTGTAGCTGCCTTAGCGCTACGTGTTGCCGATACGCTGAAAAAAGAACTTGCTCATGCCTGA
- a CDS encoding c-type cytochrome has translation MPDFSKTLRTLLSAGTVLGVCALTQPPVHAEDAAPDQAVLDRGAYIATASDCIACHTKPGSQPFAGGLKIATPMGDVISTNITPDPERGIGKYTEQDFEQAVRHGVRKDGAYLYPVMPYVSYAGMTDQDVHALYMWFMHSVKPVASTPAETTLVFPANMRSAMAAWNFVTTKEEPESGDSSTYDPLRRGKYLTNALEHCGTCHTPRNFMLSEKQDRYLAGTSLDGWYAPNITTSKTGGIGNWSEEDIVAYLKTGHANGHAQAAGPMAEAVEHSTSHLTDQDLHAIATYIHQVPAMDDDMEHQARDSFGQAIEALDIRQSAPTRIDDLTEMDGQHAYDANCAACHGQTGTGTKDQYAPSLFHNSTVGSARPDNLIMTILHGVQRKTEAGNVSMPDFSGHSDVQRLNDAEIAKIVNYVMATFGSGDQHVTADQVAQFHKDK, from the coding sequence ATGCCTGATTTTTCCAAAACCTTGCGCACCCTTCTTTCGGCAGGCACGGTGCTTGGTGTTTGCGCTCTTACCCAGCCACCTGTCCATGCAGAAGATGCAGCTCCGGATCAGGCTGTTCTGGACCGTGGTGCTTATATTGCCACTGCATCAGATTGTATTGCCTGTCACACCAAGCCCGGTTCGCAGCCATTTGCTGGTGGCCTAAAAATTGCAACACCTATGGGTGATGTAATTTCCACCAACATTACGCCAGATCCAGAGCGCGGCATTGGCAAATACACAGAGCAAGACTTTGAACAAGCCGTACGCCATGGCGTACGCAAAGATGGCGCTTACCTGTACCCTGTTATGCCTTATGTTTCTTATGCAGGCATGACAGATCAGGATGTGCATGCGCTTTATATGTGGTTCATGCACAGCGTAAAACCAGTTGCCAGCACCCCGGCAGAAACAACGCTGGTGTTTCCTGCCAATATGCGCAGCGCAATGGCGGCCTGGAACTTTGTAACCACCAAGGAAGAGCCAGAAAGCGGAGATTCCAGCACATATGATCCGCTACGCCGCGGCAAGTATCTTACCAATGCGCTGGAACATTGCGGCACCTGCCATACGCCGCGTAACTTCATGCTCAGTGAAAAGCAGGACAGATATCTGGCTGGCACGTCGCTTGATGGATGGTACGCCCCCAACATCACCACCAGCAAAACCGGTGGTATAGGCAACTGGAGCGAAGAGGATATTGTTGCCTACCTGAAAACAGGCCATGCCAATGGTCATGCTCAAGCCGCAGGCCCCATGGCAGAAGCTGTGGAACACAGCACCAGCCACCTGACAGATCAGGATCTGCACGCCATAGCTACTTATATTCACCAAGTTCCAGCTATGGACGATGATATGGAACATCAGGCACGAGATAGCTTTGGCCAAGCTATAGAAGCACTGGATATCCGCCAGAGTGCCCCAACCCGAATTGATGATCTGACCGAAATGGACGGACAGCACGCATACGATGCCAACTGCGCGGCCTGCCATGGCCAGACTGGTACGGGCACGAAGGATCAATACGCACCTTCATTGTTCCATAACTCAACCGTGGGCAGCGCACGGCCAGATAACCTGATCATGACCATTCTGCACGGGGTGCAACGCAAAACCGAAGCAGGAAATGTATCTATGCCGGACTTTAGCGGTCATTCAGACGTGCAGCGTCTGAACGATGCTGAAATTGCAAAGATCGTGAATTATGTGATGGCAACCTTTGGCAGCGGAGACCAGCACGTAACAGCAGATCAGGTTGCACAGTTCCATAAAGACAAATGA